From Streptomyces asiaticus, one genomic window encodes:
- a CDS encoding response regulator, producing the protein MALRVLIADDHAVVRQGLRMILGLDNDIKVVGETTNGREAVRLARELCPDVVLMDLLMPVMDGVSATAEIRQDLPEVEVVALTSSLDDAMVMGAVRAGAIGFLLKNAEADDLRNAVKAAAAGQIHVSPAAISRLMGQVREPSGPEQLTERETEVLTMLARGKANKEIAHDLRIGQQTVKTYVSHILTKLGVHSRTQAAVYAVQSGLVPAGELTPPEAVKSTTREQWWSA; encoded by the coding sequence GTGGCGCTTCGCGTGCTGATCGCAGACGACCATGCGGTGGTCCGGCAGGGCCTGCGCATGATCCTTGGCCTCGACAACGACATCAAGGTGGTCGGCGAGACGACCAACGGCCGGGAAGCCGTGCGGCTGGCCCGGGAGCTGTGCCCCGACGTCGTCCTGATGGATCTGCTGATGCCGGTGATGGACGGCGTGTCCGCCACGGCGGAGATCCGCCAGGACCTCCCCGAGGTCGAGGTGGTGGCGCTGACCAGCTCCCTCGACGACGCCATGGTCATGGGCGCGGTCCGGGCGGGCGCCATCGGCTTCCTGCTGAAGAACGCCGAGGCCGACGACCTCCGCAACGCGGTGAAGGCCGCGGCCGCGGGCCAGATCCATGTCTCCCCCGCCGCGATCTCCCGGCTGATGGGCCAGGTCAGGGAGCCCAGCGGCCCGGAGCAGCTCACCGAGCGGGAGACCGAGGTGCTGACCATGCTCGCGCGCGGCAAGGCCAACAAGGAGATCGCCCACGATCTGCGGATCGGCCAGCAGACGGTGAAGACGTATGTGAGCCACATCCTGACCAAGCTCGGGGTGCACAGCCGGACCCAGGCGGCGGTCTACGCGGTGCAGTCCGGCCTGGTGCCCGCGGGTGAGCTCACCCCTCCGGAAGCAGTGAAGTCGACGACGAGGGAGCAGTGGTGGTCGGCGTGA
- a CDS encoding sensor histidine kinase yields the protein MISTRWTPTRRRRSATALAEVTQHILAGETADATLRLIARRVRELLGADMARVMVLEPGDVLTIRATDGAPWTAPSGPLTPGGSSPARQAIRAGRPTVSGAERRPRRRGRDPRHAVPAAVLDVPLLVRGHPVGVIEVANRGGGRRLSHADVSTVGLFAAAAGHAVAQIRHREHLRRLASAAAGPGTNGSGGSSLGSSELPDPSGPSVAPGAVGPSGFAGAAGASGSAGTSGSAGTSGSAGPSGSPWGSSGSPWGSSGPSVFPRPSGPCVRRTLDSLAAGAVARTGAASCTVYLLEPGPSANLRLVGGGHGHTPPSRKPALEAIGGAAPVIHGGGRTGADGEGPARGAVAAWPLLRESTAIGAMCCHFPPGRDPGEADITLLEVIAGHASCAVENDRLRAATQDKAVHEERHRISRELHDSVSQALYGIALGARTAREMLERDIDSAEPVEGRTGTSSPARAPGRVDPVAGHETAGEVVDLAELTELAEPIEYIRRLADAAIAETRTLLCRLRPESLEAEGLVAALTQHVEALRARYGIATEAKLDAEPETTPEAKHALYRIAQESLHNVAKHAQARNVRLHLLNEPGAITLTVADDGVGFDCKGSFPGHLGLLSMRERAREVGGTLNVDSRPGQGSRIRARIPAAPDS from the coding sequence GTGATCAGTACACGATGGACCCCGACCCGGCGGAGACGGAGCGCCACCGCGCTCGCCGAGGTCACCCAACACATCCTGGCGGGCGAGACCGCCGACGCCACGCTCCGGCTGATCGCCCGCCGGGTGCGGGAGCTCCTGGGCGCCGATATGGCCCGGGTGATGGTGCTGGAGCCGGGCGACGTCCTGACGATACGGGCCACCGACGGCGCCCCGTGGACCGCGCCGAGCGGACCGCTGACGCCCGGCGGCTCCTCCCCCGCCCGCCAGGCGATCCGGGCCGGACGGCCCACGGTCTCCGGCGCCGAACGGCGGCCGCGCCGCCGCGGCCGGGACCCCCGGCACGCGGTCCCGGCCGCGGTGCTGGACGTGCCGCTGCTGGTACGCGGCCACCCCGTGGGGGTGATCGAGGTGGCGAACCGCGGCGGGGGGCGCCGGCTCAGCCATGCCGATGTGAGCACCGTGGGACTCTTCGCGGCGGCCGCGGGCCATGCGGTCGCCCAGATCCGGCACCGGGAGCATCTGCGGCGGCTGGCGTCGGCGGCGGCCGGACCGGGCACCAACGGTTCCGGGGGCTCTTCCCTGGGGTCTTCGGAGCTCCCGGATCCTTCGGGGCCGTCGGTGGCGCCGGGGGCCGTGGGGCCTTCGGGGTTCGCCGGGGCCGCCGGGGCTTCGGGGTCCGCCGGGACTTCGGGGTCCGCCGGGACTTCGGGGTCCGCCGGGCCCTCCGGTTCTCCGTGGGGCTCGTCCGGTTCTCCGTGGGGCTCGTCCGGCCCCTCGGTGTTCCCCCGTCCCTCCGGCCCCTGCGTACGGCGGACCCTGGACTCCCTGGCCGCGGGCGCGGTGGCCCGTACCGGCGCCGCGAGCTGCACGGTCTATCTGCTGGAGCCCGGCCCGTCGGCGAATCTGCGCCTGGTCGGCGGCGGCCACGGCCACACCCCGCCGTCGCGGAAACCGGCGCTGGAGGCGATCGGCGGGGCCGCGCCCGTCATCCACGGCGGCGGCCGTACCGGCGCGGACGGCGAGGGCCCCGCGCGCGGCGCGGTGGCCGCGTGGCCGCTGCTGCGCGAATCCACCGCGATCGGCGCGATGTGCTGCCACTTCCCGCCCGGCCGCGACCCCGGCGAGGCGGACATCACCCTCCTGGAAGTGATCGCGGGGCATGCGTCCTGCGCGGTGGAGAACGACCGGCTGCGGGCGGCCACCCAGGACAAGGCCGTCCACGAGGAGCGGCATCGCATCTCGCGCGAGCTCCACGACTCGGTCTCACAGGCGCTCTACGGCATCGCGCTGGGCGCCCGTACCGCCCGCGAGATGCTGGAGCGCGACATCGACAGCGCGGAGCCGGTGGAAGGCCGGACCGGGACGTCGAGTCCTGCGCGGGCGCCGGGCCGGGTCGATCCGGTGGCGGGCCACGAGACCGCCGGAGAGGTCGTGGACCTCGCCGAGCTGACCGAACTCGCCGAGCCCATCGAGTACATACGGCGGCTCGCGGACGCCGCGATCGCCGAGACCCGGACCCTGCTGTGCCGGCTGCGGCCCGAATCGCTGGAGGCCGAGGGCCTGGTGGCCGCGCTCACCCAGCATGTCGAGGCGCTCCGGGCCCGGTACGGGATCGCCACCGAGGCGAAGCTGGACGCCGAACCGGAGACCACACCGGAGGCCAAGCATGCCCTGTACCGGATCGCCCAGGAGTCGCTGCACAACGTCGCCAAGCATGCGCAGGCCCGGAACGTACGGCTCCATCTGCTGAACGAACCGGGCGCCATCACCTTGACGGTCGCCGACGACGGCGTGGGCTTCGACTGCAAGGGCTCCTTCCCCGGCCATCTCGGACTGCTCTCCATGCGGGAGCGGGCCCGTGAGGTGGGCGGCACGCTGAACGTGGACAGCCGCCCCGGACAGGGAAGTCGCATCCGGGCCAGGATCCCGGCCGCGCCGGACTCCTGA
- a CDS encoding polyprenyl synthetase family protein, which yields MQPTVRDHALADGLRVGQAAVEEGLLRATKSDVPFITEAARELTRTAGRRLRPLLVLLAARFGDPGAPGVVPAAVVVELTHLATHYHDDVRDEAAVRRDAPRPDANWDNTVAVLTGDFLFARASHILADLGPEAVRIQAQAFRRQVTGQILETAGPCEGRDPVEHHLDVLASRTGSLTAVSGRLGALASGADPSVADALARYGERLGVASHLADEVAAPTARRPTLPVLLLAGAADPADRELHELLTGPAERAGHAEAVGHAEAVGHAEWAGHAEAVARLRTHPVLDRAREETARQADAARAALSTLPGCPARDVLESLCETVVAPTAPSSCG from the coding sequence ATGCAGCCGACCGTGCGGGACCACGCGCTGGCGGACGGCCTCCGGGTCGGCCAAGCGGCGGTGGAAGAGGGCCTGTTGCGGGCCACCAAGAGCGATGTGCCGTTCATCACCGAGGCCGCGCGGGAGCTCACGCGCACGGCCGGGCGGCGGCTCCGGCCGCTGCTGGTGCTGCTGGCGGCGCGGTTCGGCGACCCCGGCGCACCGGGCGTGGTGCCCGCCGCCGTGGTCGTCGAGCTGACCCATCTGGCCACCCACTACCACGACGACGTCCGGGACGAGGCGGCCGTACGACGCGACGCCCCGCGCCCGGACGCCAACTGGGACAACACGGTGGCGGTGCTCACCGGCGACTTCCTCTTCGCCCGCGCCTCGCACATCCTGGCCGACCTGGGGCCGGAGGCCGTACGGATCCAGGCCCAGGCGTTCCGGCGGCAGGTCACCGGCCAGATCCTGGAGACGGCCGGACCGTGCGAGGGCCGCGACCCCGTCGAGCACCATCTGGACGTGCTGGCGAGCCGGACCGGCTCACTGACCGCCGTCTCCGGACGGCTGGGCGCGCTGGCCTCGGGTGCGGATCCGAGCGTCGCGGACGCGCTCGCGCGGTACGGCGAACGGCTGGGCGTGGCGAGCCATCTCGCCGACGAGGTGGCGGCCCCCACCGCCCGCCGCCCCACCCTGCCCGTCCTGCTGCTGGCGGGGGCCGCCGACCCCGCGGACCGGGAGCTGCACGAGCTGCTCACCGGGCCCGCCGAGCGGGCGGGGCACGCGGAGGCGGTGGGGCACGCGGAGGCGGTGGGGCACGCCGAGTGGGCGGGGCACGCGGAGGCGGTGGCGCGGCTGCGCACCCATCCGGTCCTGGACCGGGCCCGCGAGGAGACCGCCCGCCAAGCCGACGCGGCCCGCGCGGCCCTGTCGACGCTGCCCGGCTGCCCGGCGCGGGACGTCCTGGAGTCGCTGTGCGAGACGGTCGTCGCCCCTACGGCACCCAGTAGTTGTGGCTGA
- a CDS encoding glycosyl hydrolase family 8, giving the protein MTGRAEARVPFGAHAIPYAPGTLRPSRDGDPAAADRRVLGHYELWKAYFLRSGDEVGGRGRRAVFTPDAAYPFVSEAQGYGLVITALMAGADPDAHALFDGILRYVLAHPSVHHPDLHAAQQDAGGRDVGGRDSATDGDLDIAYGLLLADRQWGSGHGGCGGHDDYGGYDHDDYDHDHDYGYDYEALAVRRIDAVMECEVHPTTRLTRLGDWSSGRYDEVSRTSDWMPDHFRAFRAATGDPRWDEVLDAHLSLTGELHARHAPATGLLPDFVVDTTSGEPRPAPGQVLESPHDGDYHWNACRAPWRLGADAVTSGDARTRAAARGLSRWARAATGGDPGRIRSGYRLDGTAYGDPGSPAFFAPFAVAALTEGADEGGDEGEGADEGADHEEAGAAQGWLDALWARMCAAPPDPARAYAAGVQLQSMLVVSHNYWVP; this is encoded by the coding sequence ATGACGGGACGCGCCGAGGCCCGCGTCCCCTTCGGGGCGCATGCCATCCCGTACGCCCCCGGCACGCTCCGGCCCTCCCGCGACGGCGACCCGGCGGCGGCCGACCGGCGGGTCCTGGGCCACTACGAGCTGTGGAAGGCGTACTTCCTGCGGTCGGGCGACGAGGTGGGCGGCCGGGGCCGGCGCGCGGTGTTCACCCCCGACGCGGCGTACCCCTTCGTGTCCGAGGCCCAGGGCTACGGACTGGTGATCACCGCGCTGATGGCGGGCGCCGACCCCGACGCCCACGCCCTCTTCGACGGCATCCTCCGGTATGTCCTGGCCCACCCCTCCGTGCACCACCCCGATCTGCACGCCGCCCAGCAGGACGCCGGGGGCCGGGACGTCGGGGGACGGGACTCGGCGACCGACGGCGACCTCGACATCGCGTACGGGCTGCTGCTCGCGGACCGGCAGTGGGGGAGCGGCCATGGCGGGTGCGGCGGCCACGACGACTACGGCGGGTATGACCACGACGACTACGACCACGACCACGACTACGGCTACGACTACGAGGCGCTCGCGGTACGGCGGATCGACGCCGTCATGGAGTGCGAGGTGCACCCCACCACCCGGCTGACCAGGCTCGGCGACTGGTCCTCGGGCCGCTATGACGAGGTCTCCCGTACGTCGGACTGGATGCCGGACCACTTCCGGGCGTTCCGGGCGGCCACCGGCGATCCGCGGTGGGACGAGGTGCTGGACGCCCATCTGTCGCTGACCGGGGAGCTGCACGCCCGCCATGCCCCGGCCACCGGGCTGCTCCCCGACTTCGTCGTGGACACCACGTCCGGCGAGCCGAGGCCCGCGCCCGGTCAGGTCCTGGAGAGCCCGCATGACGGCGACTACCACTGGAACGCCTGCCGCGCCCCCTGGCGGCTCGGCGCCGACGCGGTGACCAGCGGCGACGCACGCACCCGGGCGGCCGCGCGGGGACTCAGCCGCTGGGCGAGGGCGGCGACGGGCGGTGATCCCGGGCGGATCCGGAGTGGATACCGGCTCGACGGCACGGCCTATGGGGACCCGGGCTCGCCCGCCTTCTTCGCGCCCTTCGCGGTCGCCGCGCTGACGGAGGGCGCGGACGAGGGCGGGGACGAGGGCGAGGGCGCGGACGAGGGCGCGGACCACGAAGAGGCCGGGGCGGCGCAGGGCTGGCTGGACGCGCTGTGGGCGCGGATGTGCGCCGCCCCGCCCGATCCGGCCCGCGCCTACGCGGCGGGGGTGCAGCTCCAGTCGATGCTGGTGGTCAGCCACAACTACTGGGTGCCGTAG
- a CDS encoding PRC-barrel domain-containing protein, protein MIQPADIREWRDQDVVDEQGRKIGVLEAIYVATSTDEPAMATVRTGLPTRHRLVFVPVDDAVVGPGYVKVSYTRSLVKKAPSLGMDDVLPAEQEGAIFQHYGKTYQSGPGGGRQLARR, encoded by the coding sequence ATGATCCAGCCAGCCGATATCCGTGAGTGGCGCGACCAGGATGTCGTCGATGAGCAGGGCCGCAAGATCGGGGTGCTCGAGGCGATCTACGTGGCCACGTCCACCGACGAGCCCGCCATGGCCACCGTCCGCACCGGACTGCCCACCCGCCACCGTCTGGTGTTCGTCCCCGTGGACGACGCGGTGGTCGGGCCGGGCTATGTGAAGGTCTCCTACACGCGGTCGCTGGTGAAGAAGGCACCCTCGCTCGGCATGGACGATGTGCTGCCCGCGGAGCAGGAGGGCGCGATCTTCCAGCACTACGGGAAGACGTACCAGTCGGGTCCGGGCGGCGGGCGGCAGCTCGCGCGCCGCTGA
- a CDS encoding hydrophobic protein has protein sequence MVPLIVVLLLALLLFGAGFALKALWWIAVIVLAVWLIGFIVRPTVGGRRGRWYRW, from the coding sequence ATGGTCCCCCTAATTGTCGTTCTACTTCTCGCCCTGCTGCTCTTCGGCGCCGGATTCGCTCTGAAGGCTCTGTGGTGGATCGCGGTCATCGTGCTCGCCGTCTGGCTGATCGGCTTCATCGTCCGTCCAACGGTCGGCGGCCGGCGAGGGCGGTGGTATCGCTGGTAG
- a CDS encoding RNA polymerase sigma factor SigF: MSMLTAAEAEQAHDVRVSDIAVDGVKTAGPVDLPTVDDPAKVAPKDARALTKTFLDRLTELEEGTHEYQYVRNTLIELNLSLVRYAARRFHNRSVEMEDIVQVGTIGLIKAIDRFDLSREVEFTTFAVPYIVGEIKRFFRDTSWAVHVPRRLQELRIDLAKANEELFQRLDRSPTTAELAEHLRLSEDEVVDGLVASNGYLTTSLDAPADQEGGATRVTTYADRFGDVDPAMEAVENLHALKPLVEQLGERDRRILQMRFGEEMTQSEIGTELGVSQMHVSRLLSRALGRLRRGMLTEE, translated from the coding sequence ATGTCGATGCTGACAGCAGCGGAAGCTGAGCAGGCACATGACGTTCGCGTAAGTGACATTGCAGTGGATGGAGTCAAGACCGCCGGTCCCGTCGATCTGCCCACGGTGGACGATCCGGCAAAGGTGGCGCCCAAGGACGCACGGGCGCTGACCAAGACGTTCCTGGATCGGCTGACGGAGCTGGAGGAGGGGACGCACGAGTACCAGTACGTGCGGAACACCCTCATCGAGCTCAATCTGTCGCTGGTCCGGTACGCCGCCCGGCGGTTCCACAACCGCTCGGTGGAGATGGAGGACATCGTCCAGGTCGGCACCATAGGGCTGATCAAGGCGATCGACCGGTTCGACCTGAGCCGTGAGGTGGAGTTCACCACCTTCGCCGTTCCGTACATCGTCGGCGAGATCAAGCGGTTCTTCCGCGACACCAGCTGGGCGGTGCATGTCCCCCGCCGGCTCCAGGAGTTGCGGATCGACCTCGCCAAGGCGAACGAGGAGCTGTTCCAGCGGCTGGACCGGTCTCCCACCACGGCCGAGCTCGCGGAGCATCTGCGGCTGAGCGAGGACGAGGTCGTCGACGGACTGGTGGCCAGCAACGGCTATCTCACCACCTCGCTGGACGCGCCCGCGGACCAGGAGGGCGGCGCCACCCGCGTGACCACGTACGCGGACCGGTTCGGCGACGTCGACCCGGCCATGGAGGCCGTGGAGAACCTGCACGCGCTCAAGCCGCTGGTGGAGCAGCTCGGTGAGCGGGACCGCCGCATTCTTCAGATGCGGTTCGGCGAGGAGATGACGCAGTCCGAGATCGGCACCGAGCTCGGCGTCTCCCAGATGCATGTCTCCCGGCTGCTCAGCCGTGCGCTCGGCCGACTGCGGCGCGGCATGCTCACCGAGGAGTAG
- a CDS encoding MFS transporter: MREADGGEDGVATRWVWTAAWPVTAVFVLSNAATPLYVRWQRDIGFSKGTLTVIFACYIVGLLGSLLVSGVVSDRVGRKPVLLPALGLALAACAIFASASSVAALLVARLFSGIAVGAVVSAGMAAVTDVAGPGRRRLAALLASCAMVFGAGLGPLLAGVLGEGVFALEAVLLVAAVLVVVRMPLRGSSGVPARSASAPSASAPSASAPSASARSVLERSASARSVPASRAWVRIPGVPRGSGGELLMGIAVFAPGITATSFVLSLGPSLLSGLLHTTSPVVAGAMAFVMFLTATGAQFAVQRLDRRTILLAGAVSTTIGMGALIAAVRASSVPLLVAAALLAGAGQGMGQLGGLSLLNSSVPPGRLAEANAALNVGGYVPAGVLPVTAGYLSDAVGLTAGATVFGAVLMALALVGGLVVFTGPPSVQKKEA; the protein is encoded by the coding sequence GTGCGGGAGGCCGACGGAGGGGAAGACGGCGTCGCCACCCGGTGGGTGTGGACCGCCGCGTGGCCGGTGACCGCGGTGTTCGTCCTCTCGAACGCGGCCACGCCGCTGTATGTGCGGTGGCAGCGCGACATCGGGTTCTCCAAGGGCACCCTGACGGTGATCTTCGCCTGCTACATCGTCGGGTTGCTCGGTTCGCTGCTGGTCTCGGGTGTGGTCTCGGACCGGGTGGGGCGTAAGCCCGTGCTGCTGCCCGCGCTCGGGCTCGCGCTGGCAGCGTGCGCGATCTTCGCGAGTGCGTCGAGCGTGGCCGCGCTGCTCGTGGCGCGGCTGTTCAGTGGGATCGCGGTCGGCGCCGTGGTCTCCGCCGGAATGGCGGCGGTGACCGATGTGGCCGGGCCGGGGCGACGGCGGTTGGCGGCGCTGCTGGCCTCGTGCGCGATGGTGTTCGGGGCCGGTCTTGGGCCGTTGCTCGCGGGCGTGTTGGGCGAGGGGGTGTTCGCCCTGGAGGCGGTGCTGCTGGTGGCGGCGGTCCTGGTCGTGGTGCGGATGCCGTTGCGTGGTTCCTCCGGTGTGCCAGCGCGGTCCGCGTCCGCACCGTCCGCGTCCGCACCGTCCGCGTCCGCACCGTCCGCGTCCGCACGGTCCGTGCTCGAACGGTCCGCGTCCGCACGGTCCGTGCCCGCGAGCAGGGCCTGGGTGCGGATTCCCGGGGTGCCTCGGGGGAGTGGTGGGGAACTCCTCATGGGGATCGCCGTCTTCGCCCCCGGCATCACCGCCACCTCCTTCGTGCTGTCCCTCGGGCCGTCGCTGCTCTCCGGGTTGCTGCACACCACCAGCCCCGTGGTCGCGGGGGCCATGGCCTTCGTGATGTTCCTCACCGCGACCGGTGCGCAGTTCGCGGTCCAGCGGCTGGATCGGCGGACGATCCTCCTCGCCGGTGCGGTCAGTACGACGATCGGCATGGGTGCGCTCATCGCCGCCGTCCGCGCCTCCTCCGTGCCGCTGCTCGTCGCCGCCGCGCTGCTGGCCGGCGCGGGGCAGGGGATGGGGCAGCTCGGTGGGTTGTCGCTGCTCAACTCCAGTGTTCCGCCGGGCCGTCTGGCGGAGGCCAACGCGGCGCTCAACGTCGGCGGCTATGTGCCCGCGGGCGTACTGCCGGTAACGGCGGGTTATCTCAGTGACGCGGTGGGGCTGACGGCGGGGGCGACCGTCTTCGGGGCCGTGCTCATGGCGTTGGCCCTCGTCGGCGGCCTGGTGGTGTTCACCGGCCCGCCGTCCGTCCAGAAGAAGGAGGCATGA
- a CDS encoding ArsR/SmtB family transcription factor, which yields MTPRTTENERPAIKVLSEPPDLPPPLPEPAAEDIRLETVLAALSDPLRLRIVRKLLLESEKFDHTCGWFGLDRPKSSLTHHFKALREAGITRQRQYGLERRSHVRVADLNARFPGLLDLVADWTPPER from the coding sequence ATGACCCCCCGGACCACCGAAAACGAACGCCCCGCCATCAAGGTGCTCTCCGAACCCCCGGACCTCCCGCCCCCGCTCCCGGAGCCGGCCGCGGAGGACATCCGTCTGGAGACGGTCCTGGCGGCGCTGAGCGATCCCCTCCGCCTCCGCATCGTGCGCAAACTCCTTCTCGAATCGGAGAAGTTCGACCACACCTGCGGCTGGTTCGGCCTCGACCGCCCCAAGTCCTCCCTCACCCACCACTTCAAGGCCCTCCGCGAGGCAGGCATCACCCGTCAGCGCCAATACGGCCTGGAGCGCCGCAGCCATGTCCGGGTCGCCGACCTCAACGCCCGCTTCCCCGGCCTCCTGGACCTCGTGGCCGACTGGACCCCGCCGGAGCGGTGA
- a CDS encoding DUF4232 domain-containing protein, which yields MSHHILNRRIRKAGAAALIAAASAVALTACGSNDSSSDAKGSSSSHASSSAKSSQSDASIHSQAGNKTGKQATVLGSSANKAQAASECQPGTLRGTLDSAGTSQAEMNHRGTFLKVTNTGDETCVISGYAGVALEGAGHTAIKTTARHGSTYFATDPGTHPITLAPGKSAWADLVWTTTGAGTAHAKYLQISPTGSNSHSTVAFNHDLDNGTLSLTAWSSKPPING from the coding sequence ATGTCGCACCACATTCTCAACCGCCGTATCCGTAAGGCCGGTGCGGCCGCGCTGATCGCCGCCGCCTCGGCCGTCGCCCTCACCGCCTGCGGGAGCAATGACTCCTCGTCCGACGCCAAGGGGAGCTCCTCCTCCCACGCGTCGTCCTCCGCGAAGTCCTCGCAGTCGGACGCCTCGATCCACAGCCAGGCGGGCAACAAGACCGGCAAGCAGGCAACGGTCCTGGGCTCCAGCGCCAACAAGGCCCAGGCGGCCTCCGAATGCCAGCCGGGCACGCTGCGGGGGACCCTGGACTCCGCCGGCACCTCCCAGGCGGAGATGAACCACCGGGGCACCTTCCTGAAGGTGACGAACACCGGCGACGAGACCTGCGTGATCAGCGGCTACGCCGGGGTCGCCCTGGAGGGCGCCGGCCACACCGCCATCAAGACCACCGCCCGCCACGGCAGCACCTACTTCGCCACCGACCCGGGCACCCACCCGATCACCCTCGCCCCCGGCAAGAGCGCCTGGGCCGACCTGGTGTGGACCACCACCGGCGCCGGGACCGCCCACGCGAAGTACCTTCAGATCTCCCCGACGGGCAGCAACTCCCACAGCACGGTCGCCTTCAACCACGACCTCGACAACGGCACCCTCTCCCTGACCGCCTGGTCCTCCAAGCCGCCCATCAACGGCTGA
- a CDS encoding YncE family protein, with protein MAAVTVIAVPAGPVAAVPPGSYAFVANLGSDTVSMINTSTRAVTTVGVGRGPAGVAVSPDGAHAYVTNAGSDSVSVIDTGTHTVIDTIGVGGAGGNDLVCGGTGHDLLRGDTGDDRIEGGNGNDVLLGGDGDDALFGEAGNDALLGGVGDHTNDGGAGVNVCANPDTGPGC; from the coding sequence ATGGCGGCTGTCACGGTGATCGCGGTGCCGGCGGGACCGGTGGCGGCGGTTCCGCCGGGCAGCTATGCCTTCGTCGCCAACCTCGGCAGCGACACCGTGTCGATGATCAACACCTCCACCAGGGCGGTGACCACGGTCGGTGTCGGCAGGGGGCCGGCCGGGGTGGCGGTGAGTCCGGACGGTGCTCATGCCTACGTCACCAACGCCGGCAGCGACAGCGTGTCGGTGATCGACACCGGTACCCATACGGTGATCGACACCATCGGCGTTGGCGGCGCCGGCGGGAACGACCTGGTGTGCGGAGGTACGGGCCACGACCTGCTACGGGGTGATACGGGCGATGACCGTATCGAAGGCGGGAACGGGAACGACGTCCTCTTGGGCGGCGACGGTGATGACGCCCTCTTCGGTGAGGCCGGGAACGATGCGCTCCTGGGCGGCGTCGGTGACCACACCAACGACGGCGGCGCGGGAGTCAACGTCTGTGCCAACCCCGATACCGGCCCCGGTTGCTGA